TGCACCGAGCGAATCGGCGAGCGCCTCGACGACGGCGAACTGGTCGGCCGAACCGACACCGCGGCCACCGGAGACGACGATCGACGCCTCAGTGAGCTCGGGGCGGTCGCCACCGACGATGGCCTCGACGCCAGTGATCTTGACGGCGTTCTCGGCTTGCGCCGGAACCTCGACGTTGACGACCTCGCCTGCGGCGGCAGCCGGTGCGGCCTCGACGCCACCCGGACGAACCGAGATCACCGGGGTGTCTCCGCCGGCCTGTGCGTCGACGACGAATGCGCCGCCGAAGATCGAATGAACGCCGACACCGCCTTCACGGACCTCGATGACGTCGGTCAGCAGACCCGAGCCGAGACGCACTGCCAGGCGGCCCGCGACTTCCTTGCCTTCCGCAGTCGCGGCGACGATCACGCCTGCGGCGCCGACCTGCTCGGCGAGGGTCGACAGGACGTCGACCTTCGGTGAGACGAGGTATGCGGCGGCGTCGTCAGACTCGGCGACGTAGATCTTCTCGGCGCCAGCCTCGGCGAGGCTGCCGGTGATGTCTGCAGACGTGCCGGGCTTGCCGACGACGACGGCCGCGGGACTGCCCAGTGCACGGGCGGCGGTGATGAGTTCGCTGGTGACCTTCTTCAGCCCACCCTCGGCATCCTGCTCAACGAGCACGAGTACTTCAGCCATGAATTTTCTCCTGAATGTCTTTGGTAATCGCCGGAACGAGTGGGATCAGATGAGCTTCTGGCCGACCAGGTACTCAGCGACCTTGGTGCCGCCGTCGCCTTCGTCGGTGACGCGCTCGCCTGCGGTCTTCTCGGCCTTCGGGGTGACGCCGGTGACGGTGCTGCCCGCGTTGGCCAGGCCGACCACCTCGGGCTCGATGCCCAGGTCGGCGAGGGTCAGGACGAGGACTTCCTTCTTCTTCGCGGCCATGATGCCCTTGAAGGACGGGAAGCGGGGCTCGTTGATCTTCTCGTTGACCGAGACGATCGCCGGGAGGGACGCCTCGACGTGGAAGATGCCCTCGTCGGTCTCACGCTCACCCTTGAGGGTCTCGCCGTCGACCTCCAGCTTGCGCAGGTGCGTCAGGTGCGGGAGCTCCAGGTATTCGGCGATCATCGCGGGGACGGCGCCCGAGCGACCATCGGTCGCCTCGTTGCCTGCGATGACCAGCTCGACGCCCTCAACGGTGCCCAGCGCGGTGGCGATCACGTATGCGGTCTGAACTGCATCGCTGCCGTGAATCTGCGCATCGTTGATGTGGATCGCCTTGTCGGCGCCCATCGAGAGCGCCTTGCGGATGGCGTCGGTGGCGCGATCGGGGCCGGCGCACAGCACGGTCACTTCGCCGCCGTCGCGCTCCTTGATCTGCAGCGCTTCTTCGACTGCGCGCTCGTTGATCTCATCGAGAACGGCGTCAGCAGCTTCACGGTCCAGCGTGTAGTCGCCATCGGCGAGCTTCCGCTCGGACCAGGTATCGGGAACCTGCTTGATCAGAACGACAGTATTCGTCATGGGTCTTCGTCGACCTCCTGCATCGGGTTCGGCAACTTACCAGCCGGTAAGGCCCAGGGTCTCTCTCACTCTAGCGGCTTGATCACGTTGCGAGAACGTGGCGTCACTCATATCTCCCGCGGCCGCGGTTCGGATTGCGCGAACGTGTTCCACTAGTGTCGTGGAAATGACCGAACCGCAGGCTGGATCACCCGCCGATCAGCTCGCCCTGACCGGCGAACGCACCGTCCCGGGAATCCCCGCCGAGAACTACTGGTTCCGCCGTCACGAAGTCGCCTACGACTACATCCTCCGACGCTGCGCAGGTCGAGACGTTCTCGAAGCAGGCTCCGGCGAGGGCTATGGCGCGTCGATGCTCGCACGTGACGCGCGGTCGGTGACATGCGTCGACTACGACCAGCAGGCAGTCGAGCACACACGCCGCGTGTACCCGGAACTGACTGTGCACCAGGGCAATCTGATCGATCTGCCGCTGGACGACGCCTCTGTCGACATGATCGTCAACTTCCAGGTGATCGAGCACCTGTGGGACCAGAGCGAATTCGTCCGCGAGTGCTTCCGCGTGCTGCGCGGCGGCGGCGAACTGCTCATGAGCACGCCTAATCGCATCACCTTCTCGCCCGGTCGCGACACCCCGCTCAACCCGTTCCACACGCGGGAGCTCTCGGCCACCGAACTGACCGAACTGCTGTCGGACGACGGCTTCGATGTCGTCGACATGCTCGGCGTCTATCACGGTGCGCGGCTCGTGGAACTCGACCAGAAGTGGGGCGGATCCATCATCGACGCGCAGATCGACCGCGCTCTGGCCGGTGAGCCGTGGCCCGACGATCTCGTCGCCGACGTCGCGGGGATCACGATCGCCGACTTCGACATCCGTCGCGCATCCGAGGCCGACATCGACTCCAGCCTCGACCTGCTGGCCGTCGCCGCACGTTTCTAGGACACACGTCAGCGATGACCGACCGTGTTCCCGGGCAGTTCACCCTCGTCCTGCACTCTCACCTCCCCTGGCTGCCCAACCACGGCCGCTGGCCGGTCGGCGAGGAGTGGCTGTATCAGTCGTGGGCCGACTGTTACCTACCGATGTTCTCGATGCTGCGGAGACTGGCCGACGACGGCCTGACCGATCAGCTCTCCCTCGGCGTCACTCCGATCCTGGCCGCACAGCTCGACGACCCGTACGCGGGCGCCTCGATGTACGAGTGGCTCGCCGATTGGCAGTTACGGGCCATGGAGGCTGCGCTGTCGCGCGACGCGGTCCGCGCCGACGCGGGAACACGCGAGTTCCGTTCCGCGGCAGCTGCTCTCGCCGATTTCGAGACGCAGTGGAGGCACGGCGGCAGCCCTCAGATCCGACCTCTCGTCGATTCCGGAGTCATCGAGCTGCTCGGCGGTCCGCTCGCTCATCCCTTCCAGCCTCTGCTCGACCAACGGCTTCGCCGACTCTCCCTCATCGAAGGTCTCGCCGACGCCGAACAACGCTGGGGCACAAGGCCGTCGGGCATCTGGGCGCCGGAATGCGCGTATACACCCGGCATGGAGAACGAGTACGCCGCCGCAGGAGTGAAGCACTTCATGGTGGACGGCCCGACCCTGCACGGCGACACCGCCCTGGGCCGACCGGTCGGCGATTCCGGCGTTGTCGCCTTCGGTCGTGATCTGACGGTCAGCTACCGCGTGTGGTCGCCGAAGTCCGGCTATCCGGGGCACGCCGACTACCGCGACTTCCACACCTACGACCACGAGACCGGGTTCAAGTCCGTGCGGGTGACCGGCAAAACCGTGCCCGCGCACGAGAAGAAGCCGTATGACCCGTCCCGCGTCGACGCGGCGATCGACGCCCACGTCGACGACTTCATCGGCTGCATACGCGACCGATTGATCTCCGAGTCCGAGCGCATCGGACGGCCCGCGCTCGTCGTCGCGGCCTTCGACACCGAGTTGTACGGCCACTGGTGGCACGAGGGTC
This genomic window from Gordonia sp. PDNC005 contains:
- a CDS encoding electron transfer flavoprotein subunit beta/FixA family protein; translation: MTNTVVLIKQVPDTWSERKLADGDYTLDREAADAVLDEINERAVEEALQIKERDGGEVTVLCAGPDRATDAIRKALSMGADKAIHINDAQIHGSDAVQTAYVIATALGTVEGVELVIAGNEATDGRSGAVPAMIAEYLELPHLTHLRKLEVDGETLKGERETDEGIFHVEASLPAIVSVNEKINEPRFPSFKGIMAAKKKEVLVLTLADLGIEPEVVGLANAGSTVTGVTPKAEKTAGERVTDEGDGGTKVAEYLVGQKLI
- a CDS encoding glycoside hydrolase family 57 protein, producing the protein MTDRVPGQFTLVLHSHLPWLPNHGRWPVGEEWLYQSWADCYLPMFSMLRRLADDGLTDQLSLGVTPILAAQLDDPYAGASMYEWLADWQLRAMEAALSRDAVRADAGTREFRSAAAALADFETQWRHGGSPQIRPLVDSGVIELLGGPLAHPFQPLLDQRLRRLSLIEGLADAEQRWGTRPSGIWAPECAYTPGMENEYAAAGVKHFMVDGPTLHGDTALGRPVGDSGVVAFGRDLTVSYRVWSPKSGYPGHADYRDFHTYDHETGFKSVRVTGKTVPAHEKKPYDPSRVDAAIDAHVDDFIGCIRDRLISESERIGRPALVVAAFDTELYGHWWHEGPIWLERLLRRLPEAGVTVGTLDTARRNGFVGEPVDLADSSWGSGKDWRVWEGPQVQHLVQLNSEVTATALDSLDKRLATTAHARDEVADQILRETLMTVQSDWPFMVSKDTAAGYAQDRAYKHAHATREICAASDAGRVEAATRLAGGWRNADNMFGALDARRLPSRDGDDR
- a CDS encoding electron transfer flavoprotein subunit alpha/FixB family protein; translation: MAEVLVLVEQDAEGGLKKVTSELITAARALGSPAAVVVGKPGTSADITGSLAEAGAEKIYVAESDDAAAYLVSPKVDVLSTLAEQVGAAGVIVAATAEGKEVAGRLAVRLGSGLLTDVIEVREGGVGVHSIFGGAFVVDAQAGGDTPVISVRPGGVEAAPAAAAGEVVNVEVPAQAENAVKITGVEAIVGGDRPELTEASIVVSGGRGVGSADQFAVVEALADSLGAAVGASRAAVDSGYYPGQFQVGQTGKTVSPQLYIALGISGAIQHRAGMQTSKTIVAVNKDEEAPIFEISDFGIVGDLFNVAPQLTEEINKRK
- a CDS encoding methyltransferase domain-containing protein, yielding MTEPQAGSPADQLALTGERTVPGIPAENYWFRRHEVAYDYILRRCAGRDVLEAGSGEGYGASMLARDARSVTCVDYDQQAVEHTRRVYPELTVHQGNLIDLPLDDASVDMIVNFQVIEHLWDQSEFVRECFRVLRGGGELLMSTPNRITFSPGRDTPLNPFHTRELSATELTELLSDDGFDVVDMLGVYHGARLVELDQKWGGSIIDAQIDRALAGEPWPDDLVADVAGITIADFDIRRASEADIDSSLDLLAVAARF